A stretch of Pogona vitticeps strain Pit_001003342236 chromosome 5, PviZW2.1, whole genome shotgun sequence DNA encodes these proteins:
- the LOC140707612 gene encoding uncharacterized protein LOC140707612, with protein sequence MADKENKAPEAGQKVEEQKAAASMDAAKPRKRYMSTDSDSENGPPVALKRLEDPVRPCHHGESSCYNEKASETQEMQHLQAGGVSLKKHKDMQALTRACLFAMLKDALSEHLIQKCYGCQEDICAQQAHPCIGWNEADYSKMLNEICEKLCYKKVILIITLAAFRNKILCMTNRNVNYIHNIIKCLSVSEDSYKLLKRLLRSTDEKYLDIAKSTIELHKDHYYCCPSMHE encoded by the exons atggctgacaaggagaacaaagctcccgaGGCAGGCCAAAAGGTAGAGGAGCAAAAGGCCGCTGCATCCATGGACGCTGCCAAACCCAGAAAGCGCTACATGAGCACAGATTCTGACAGTGAAAATGGGCCTCCAGTAGCATTAAAACGTCTTGAAGACCCTGTCAGACCGTGTCATCATGGGGAATCATCATGTTATAATGAGAAAGCTTCTGAAacgcag GAGATGCAGCACTTGCAAGCCGGAGGCGtttctctgaaaaaacacaaggacatgcAGGCCCTTACAAGGGCCTGTCTCTTCGCAATGCTAAAAGACGCTTTGTCTGAACATCTGATTCAAAAGTGCTATGGATGCCAGGAAGATATTTGTGCACAACAAGCGCACCCGTGCATAGGTTGGAACGAAGCGGACTATTCCAAGATGTTGAACGAGATATGTGAAAAACTCTGCTATAAAAAAGTTATCCTCATTATAACGCTTGCAGCCTTCAGAAATAAGATACTCTGTATGACAAATCGAAATGTAAATTACATACACAATATTATTAAATGCCTGTCAGTTTCAGAGGATTCCTATAAATTGCTAAAAAGACTTTTGAGGTCAACAGATGAAAAATATCTAGACATTGCTAAATCAACAATAGAACTACACAAGGATCATTATTATTGCTGTCCaagcatgcatgaatga
- the LOC140705790 gene encoding uncharacterized protein LOC140705790 — MADKENKAPEACQKLAGKPRRRLHPKGYYYGPVGFSKPLCPLGTPTRLKDSLPRDPEKLRRKCKSAEDVFVFTAKPKQKPKNTRKPDCTLMWGDDEDAEPQCVDGEQGIKRDLQKPPGFAEIDDGAEQQMLAEAPDEGFESDKENQVNLGSLFQAQTQEGPEHGGCDDDDDDLECDCGYWAHRKALKAAGCIPSRENTS, encoded by the exons atggctgacaaggagaacaaagctcccgaGGCATGCCAAAAGCTTGCGGGAAAGCCCAGGAGGCGTTTGCATCCCAAAGGCTACTATTATGGGCCTGTGGGATTTTCCAAGCCGTTGTGTCCCTTAGGAACTCCTACAAGACTAAAGGATAGCCTTCCCAGAGACCCAGAAAAgttaagaagaaaatgcaagtctgcagaagacgtatttgtatttaccgcaaagcctaagcagaagccgaaaaacacaagaaaaccggactgcaccctgatgtggggtgatgatgaagatgctgaGCCTCAGTGCGTTGATGGCGAACAAGGgataaaaagagatttacagaagccGCCAGGTTTTGCGGAGATTGACGATGGTGCTGAGCAGCAAATGTTGGCAGAGGCTCCAGACGAAGGCTTTGAGAGTGATAAAGAGAACCAAGTCAACCTG GGTAGCTTGTTTCAAGCTCAAACACAGGAGGGACCTGAACATGgtggttgtgatgatgatgatgatgatcttgaaTGTGACTGTGGATATTGGGCGCACAGAAAGGCCCTGAAAGCGGCAGGTTGCATCCCTTCAAGAGAGAATACTTCCTGA